In Alkaliphilus flagellatus, one DNA window encodes the following:
- a CDS encoding ArsR/SmtB family transcription factor has product MDPFSNDTKIFDENAEILKALAHPIRLCIVQGLISCNGCNVSKIQNCLDIPQSTISQHLAKLRSSGIIAGERNGLEIVYKVVNPKAKAIVNAIVNN; this is encoded by the coding sequence ATGGACCCTTTTTCAAATGATACTAAGATTTTTGATGAAAATGCTGAGATTTTAAAAGCACTCGCTCATCCTATACGACTTTGTATAGTTCAAGGATTGATTAGCTGCAATGGATGCAATGTGTCTAAAATTCAAAATTGCTTAGATATCCCTCAGTCTACTATTTCTCAGCACTTGGCTAAACTTAGAAGCTCCGGTATTATTGCTGGCGAAAGAAACGGTTTAGAAATCGTTTACAAGGTTGTTAATCCTAAGGCCAAGGCTATCGTTAATGCTATTGTCAATAACTAA
- a CDS encoding methyl-accepting chemotaxis protein — protein MDLFKDHIKNIYERMGTIIQQHGLVNEQHDELSLLADEIKNTIEKVKSISNESNSLAIYLSERSDKLNSISRDSVNKSLEGQQAANSLSKVMLELQIQSKYSSDSMLNLNESSSEITNIIKTITDIAKQTNLLALNAAIEAARAGEHGRGFAVVADEVRKLAEMTNSSTSIIQSLITNIQNEIKVAIENNTKSTAAIADGINMGQIVNTKIEEMVQGFKSVEDEVNAVTDTITTQKKYIGDVLNQTEQSDYILANMHEKLISHVDRAYTVDKSLEENLTEMRAMLTKSDI, from the coding sequence ATGGATCTATTTAAAGATCACATTAAGAATATTTATGAAAGAATGGGAACCATTATCCAACAGCATGGCTTAGTTAACGAGCAACATGATGAGTTATCTCTTCTTGCTGATGAGATTAAAAACACTATAGAAAAGGTAAAGTCAATATCTAATGAATCCAATAGCTTGGCCATTTATTTATCAGAGCGGAGTGACAAGTTAAATAGTATTTCAAGAGATTCGGTTAATAAATCTTTAGAGGGTCAACAGGCTGCAAATAGCTTATCTAAGGTAATGTTGGAGTTGCAAATCCAATCAAAATATTCATCTGATTCTATGCTTAATTTGAATGAGAGTTCTAGTGAAATAACAAATATAATAAAAACTATTACAGATATAGCAAAACAAACAAATTTATTAGCACTAAATGCAGCTATTGAAGCTGCAAGGGCTGGTGAACATGGTAGAGGATTTGCTGTAGTTGCAGATGAAGTTAGAAAGCTTGCTGAAATGACAAACTCTAGCACTTCCATAATACAATCTTTAATAACTAACATACAGAATGAAATTAAAGTTGCAATTGAAAATAATACTAAAAGTACAGCTGCAATAGCAGATGGAATTAATATGGGGCAAATAGTAAATACTAAAATTGAGGAAATGGTTCAAGGCTTTAAATCTGTTGAAGATGAAGTAAATGCAGTAACGGATACAATTACTACACAGAAGAAATATATTGGAGATGTCTTAAACCAAACAGAACAATCCGACTACATATTAGCAAATATGCATGAAAAACTTATTAGTCATGTAGATAGAGCATATACAGTTGATAAAAGTCTTGAAGAAAACTTAACTGAAATGAGAGCTATGTTAACAAAATCTGATATTTAA
- a CDS encoding peptidylprolyl isomerase: MKNPIVTITMENGKQMKAELYPEIAPNTVNNFISLINKGYYNGVIFHRVIPGFMIQGGDPNGTGTGGPGYSIKGEFSGNGFKNDLKHTKGVLSMARTMAPNSAGSQFFVMVANSPHLDGQYAAFGKVIEGIEVADEIVSVDRNYSDKPNVDQRMKEVTVDTFGVDYPEPEKM; the protein is encoded by the coding sequence ATGAAAAATCCAATAGTTACAATTACAATGGAAAATGGAAAGCAGATGAAGGCAGAACTTTATCCAGAGATAGCTCCTAATACTGTTAATAACTTTATATCCTTAATAAACAAAGGGTACTATAATGGTGTTATTTTCCATAGGGTAATACCAGGATTTATGATTCAAGGTGGAGATCCAAATGGAACAGGTACTGGTGGACCAGGATATAGTATAAAGGGAGAGTTTAGTGGAAATGGTTTTAAAAATGATTTAAAGCATACCAAAGGCGTTCTTTCTATGGCAAGAACAATGGCTCCTAACTCAGCAGGCTCCCAGTTTTTTGTTATGGTAGCTAACTCTCCACACTTAGATGGCCAATATGCTGCTTTTGGTAAGGTGATTGAAGGAATAGAAGTAGCAGATGAAATTGTATCAGTAGATCGTAACTATAGCGATAAGCCAAATGTTGATCAAAGAATGAAAGAAGTAACTGTAGATACATTTGGAGTAGATTATCCAGAACCAGAAAAAATGTAG
- a CDS encoding spore coat associated protein CotJA, translating to MYYNGCNQYSYQYGNCGSCQIYPVPFMPTNPLYAHAYVPYQSFTTTFPIGEALMKGTIFPELSNVYNPYEDYRKEEK from the coding sequence GTGTATTACAACGGATGTAATCAATATTCATACCAATATGGAAACTGTGGATCATGTCAAATTTATCCAGTTCCATTTATGCCTACTAACCCATTATACGCTCATGCTTATGTACCTTATCAATCCTTTACGACTACATTCCCTATAGGAGAAGCATTGATGAAGGGGACTATATTCCCAGAGTTATCTAATGTGTATAATCCATATGAAGATTATCGGAAGGAGGAAAAATAA
- a CDS encoding spore coat protein CotJB translates to MGDRHKLLKQIQEVEFAAVEWQLYLDTHRYDQRALMEYNNYSNQLLMLKQQYEMLYGPLLNYGFSPNHGSWRWLDSPWPWEE, encoded by the coding sequence ATGGGCGATAGACATAAATTATTAAAACAAATTCAGGAAGTAGAATTTGCTGCAGTAGAGTGGCAACTGTACTTAGATACACATCGCTATGATCAAAGAGCATTGATGGAGTATAACAACTATTCGAACCAGTTATTAATGTTAAAACAACAATACGAAATGCTTTATGGCCCACTTTTAAATTATGGGTTCTCTCCTAATCATGGTTCATGGAGATGGCTCGATAGTCCATGGCCATGGGAAGAATAA
- a CDS encoding manganese catalase family protein has protein sequence MWIYEKKLEYPVKIHCKDLRMAKYLLTQYGGPDGELSAAIRYLNQRYTIPTNEAKGLLTDIGTEELAHVEIICTMIYQLTKDATVEELEAAGLGSNYAIRNGALFPTDSNGVPWTASYIQAHADPITDLHEDMAAEQKARSTYEHLLKLTDDPGIKDALRFLWEREVVHYQRFGEALRIVQEYMQCKKIF, from the coding sequence ATGTGGATTTATGAAAAAAAACTAGAGTATCCAGTTAAAATTCATTGCAAAGATTTAAGAATGGCTAAATATTTATTAACTCAATACGGAGGCCCAGATGGAGAACTTTCTGCAGCTATAAGATATTTAAATCAAAGATATACAATTCCTACTAATGAAGCAAAAGGTCTTCTAACAGACATCGGTACGGAAGAATTAGCTCACGTAGAAATAATATGCACAATGATTTATCAATTAACAAAGGATGCTACTGTAGAAGAGTTAGAAGCAGCAGGACTTGGTTCTAATTATGCCATTAGAAATGGAGCATTATTTCCAACAGATTCCAATGGTGTGCCTTGGACAGCATCATATATTCAGGCCCATGCAGATCCTATTACAGATTTACATGAAGATATGGCAGCTGAACAAAAAGCCAGATCTACTTATGAGCATTTACTAAAATTAACTGATGACCCAGGAATAAAAGATGCTCTAAGGTTTTTATGGGAGAGAGAAGTTGTACATTATCAAAGATTTGGAGAAGCGTTAAGGATTGTACAAGAATATATGCAGTGTAAAAAGATTTTTTAA
- a CDS encoding RusA family crossover junction endodeoxyribonuclease, translating to MLKFTIPGRPLSKSNFKLTNVNGQAWMPRAGKHSKYIAYENMIAGYINQQYLGPKLENQLITVLKLYFPDKRMGDLHNYPKSICDGIEKSGIIKNDKQLRPVLLFDFIDKENPRVEIELYDFNKYKVEYDILPIK from the coding sequence ATGTTAAAATTCACTATACCAGGACGTCCCCTTAGTAAATCTAACTTTAAGCTAACTAATGTTAATGGTCAGGCTTGGATGCCTAGAGCCGGTAAACATAGTAAATATATTGCTTATGAAAACATGATAGCTGGTTATATAAATCAACAATATTTAGGTCCTAAACTTGAAAATCAGTTGATTACTGTTCTTAAGCTATATTTCCCTGATAAAAGGATGGGAGACCTACATAATTACCCTAAAAGTATTTGTGATGGCATTGAAAAAAGTGGAATAATTAAAAATGATAAACAACTTAGACCTGTCCTATTATTTGATTTTATTGATAAAGAAAATCCTAGGGTAGAAATTGAACTCTATGATTTTAATAAATATAAAGTTGAGTATGATATACTGCCAATTAAATAG
- the lepB gene encoding signal peptidase I, producing MKKKIETILDWLQAIFIAVIIAVIIENLVFSFAVVSGQSMFPTLETEDRLLVARMPYIYKELNKGDLVIFNPPNGLDKREMFIKRVIAKENDHFFIEDGVLYINGEKQIENYTCEEEYLPRNYNYIEGIVPPNMVFVMGDNRNDSNDSRTFGFVPKDRVKGKVLLKIWPLDEMKAFISPN from the coding sequence ATGAAAAAAAAAATTGAAACAATTTTAGATTGGCTACAAGCTATTTTTATAGCTGTAATAATTGCGGTTATAATAGAGAATCTAGTATTTAGTTTCGCAGTAGTAAGTGGGCAGTCTATGTTTCCTACATTAGAAACTGAAGACAGGCTATTGGTAGCTCGCATGCCTTATATATATAAGGAACTTAATAAGGGAGACCTTGTTATTTTCAATCCTCCCAATGGCTTAGACAAAAGGGAAATGTTTATTAAAAGAGTTATAGCTAAAGAAAATGATCATTTTTTTATTGAAGATGGTGTTTTATATATAAATGGTGAAAAACAGATAGAAAACTATACCTGTGAAGAGGAATATTTACCACGTAATTATAATTATATAGAAGGTATAGTGCCGCCTAATATGGTTTTTGTAATGGGAGATAATCGAAATGATAGTAATGATAGTCGAACTTTTGGATTTGTTCCTAAGGATAGAGTGAAGGGTAAGGTGCTTTTAAAGATTTGGCCATTAGACGAAATGAAAGCCTTTATAAGCCCTAACTAA
- the queG gene encoding tRNA epoxyqueuosine(34) reductase QueG → MDLKEKIISYSKDIGIDLIGFTDAKPFEDLRKILVERKEKGNLSGFEEEDIELRIDPKRTLDSAQSIIVIAMSYYIKNERIGRDENPQFYGELARTAWGQDYHIVLKSKLEKLAHFISNEYDGFEYKAFVDTGPLVDRYLANRAGIGFYGYNSAIINDNFGSWIFLGYMITNLPIKNDKPLNISCLGCNLCIKNCPTSAIEGPYEFNANKCLSNILQQKREIPEVKLSIINNKIYGCDICQNVCPHNIDIKEMTTKAFIPDDLPYKVDLIPLLKLSNKEYNSLFKENASGWRGKKILQRNAIIALGNYKDKEAIPYLIPMLKDVRPDIRKITIWALYNINPKVAVELINTIKDSEKEQDVLETINMYLNKYYNK, encoded by the coding sequence ATGGACCTAAAGGAAAAAATTATATCTTATTCGAAAGATATAGGGATAGATTTAATTGGATTTACAGATGCTAAGCCATTTGAGGATTTGAGAAAAATATTAGTAGAACGTAAAGAAAAAGGTAATTTATCTGGTTTTGAAGAAGAGGATATTGAGCTAAGGATTGACCCTAAAAGAACTTTAGACAGTGCTCAATCTATTATAGTTATTGCCATGTCCTATTATATAAAAAATGAAAGAATAGGTCGCGATGAAAACCCACAGTTTTATGGGGAACTAGCTAGAACAGCTTGGGGTCAAGACTACCATATAGTACTAAAGAGCAAGTTAGAAAAGTTAGCACACTTTATTTCTAATGAATATGATGGATTTGAGTATAAGGCCTTTGTAGATACAGGGCCTTTAGTAGATAGATATTTAGCAAATCGGGCTGGTATAGGATTTTATGGCTATAATTCGGCAATTATAAATGATAACTTTGGATCTTGGATATTTTTGGGATATATGATAACAAATCTTCCAATTAAAAATGACAAGCCTTTAAATATAAGTTGTTTAGGGTGTAATTTATGTATTAAAAACTGTCCTACGTCAGCTATAGAAGGTCCATATGAATTTAATGCTAATAAATGCTTATCTAATATATTACAGCAAAAAAGAGAAATTCCAGAGGTAAAATTATCAATAATTAACAATAAAATATATGGATGTGATATATGTCAAAATGTTTGTCCTCATAACATAGACATTAAGGAAATGACAACTAAGGCATTTATACCTGATGATCTTCCTTATAAGGTTGATTTAATACCATTACTTAAATTATCTAATAAAGAGTACAATTCGCTTTTCAAGGAAAATGCATCAGGATGGAGAGGGAAAAAAATATTACAGAGAAATGCAATAATTGCCCTAGGAAATTACAAAGACAAAGAAGCTATACCTTATTTAATACCTATGCTGAAGGATGTAAGGCCAGATATTAGAAAAATAACAATATGGGCTTTATATAATATTAATCCTAAAGTAGCTGTAGAGCTAATTAATACTATTAAGGATAGTGAAAAGGAACAAGATGTACTAGAAACCATAAATATGTATTTGAATAAATATTATAATAAATAG